A region from the Campylobacter blaseri genome encodes:
- a CDS encoding tetratricopeptide repeat protein, translated as MKDKYGDSCNNLAALYKYGYGVKQDDKKAFELLKKACDNGSLIGCDNLGNLYYTKQDYIKAATSYKKACNSNNALSCFNLGDLYMEGKGVKQDLQKAKEYFNKACEYGYKDSCNFDEKSLESNATK; from the coding sequence ATGAAAGATAAATATGGAGATAGTTGTAATAATTTAGCAGCTTTATATAAATATGGCTATGGTGTAAAACAAGATGATAAAAAAGCATTTGAATTGCTTAAAAAAGCTTGTGATAATGGTTCTTTAATTGGTTGTGATAATCTTGGTAATTTATACTATACAAAGCAAGATTATATAAAAGCAGCCACTTCTTATAAAAAAGCTTGCAATAGCAATAATGCATTATCTTGCTTTAATTTAGGTGATTTGTATATGGAAGGGAAAGGTGTAAAACAAGACTTACAAAAAGCAAAAGAATACTTTAATAAAGCTTGTGAATATGGCTATAAAGATAGTTGTAATTTTGATGAAAAATCTTTGGAAAGCAATGCTACAAAATAA